In the Novosphingobium sp. 9 genome, one interval contains:
- a CDS encoding tyrosine-type recombinase/integrase has protein sequence MLTDIALRALKPEKAAYKKSDSKGLFVTIHPSGKKVWGLAIRVEGKQKFLTGGAYPEITVKLARAWRDTVKAQLILGLAPTAKPGNLEPGLPEQVATTPSKSFETVAREWFDTRKVAWTPRYAGVTMRRLEADIFPAVGALPIAAITPRQMLEALRAIQGRGSVEMAHRVRNHCSEVFRYAIPDGRCESDPCRDLAPGMAKPAPVKHHAKVAAKDLPEFFGKLNKDGGDRTSHLALRWTMLTMVRTQETRFARWIEFEGLDTAEPIWRIPAERMKMSTEHIVPLPPQAIAMLNEIRERNIYLAAGNERLGAFLFPVHYSKSLVISENRMLDVMYRIGLRGKATVHGFRGLASTVLNESGLFEPDWIEFQLAHAARGVRAAYNSARYLVHRRKMMVWWADYLDEAERAGSE, from the coding sequence TCCGTCCGGCAAAAAGGTCTGGGGGCTCGCAATCCGGGTAGAGGGTAAGCAGAAGTTCCTTACGGGTGGCGCCTATCCAGAAATCACCGTCAAACTGGCGCGAGCTTGGCGCGATACCGTGAAGGCTCAATTGATCTTGGGCCTGGCTCCTACAGCGAAACCAGGAAATCTGGAGCCAGGCTTACCAGAACAGGTGGCAACGACACCCAGCAAATCCTTCGAGACAGTTGCCCGCGAATGGTTTGATACCCGAAAGGTAGCCTGGACCCCACGTTACGCCGGGGTGACGATGCGGCGGTTGGAGGCCGACATCTTCCCCGCGGTAGGCGCACTGCCGATCGCAGCCATAACACCACGCCAGATGCTCGAAGCTTTGCGCGCCATTCAGGGACGCGGTTCTGTTGAAATGGCGCACAGGGTGAGAAACCACTGCAGCGAAGTTTTCCGCTACGCTATTCCTGATGGACGATGCGAAAGCGATCCATGCCGCGATCTTGCTCCCGGCATGGCAAAGCCAGCCCCAGTCAAGCACCATGCCAAAGTCGCAGCCAAAGACCTGCCGGAATTTTTCGGAAAACTGAACAAGGATGGAGGCGATCGCACCAGTCACCTCGCGCTGCGATGGACAATGCTGACAATGGTGCGCACGCAAGAGACCCGGTTCGCGCGATGGATAGAATTCGAAGGGCTCGATACGGCTGAGCCGATTTGGCGCATCCCGGCTGAGCGTATGAAGATGAGCACGGAGCACATCGTGCCCCTTCCACCTCAAGCCATCGCTATGCTGAACGAGATCCGCGAGCGAAATATCTATCTCGCCGCTGGAAACGAGAGACTCGGGGCTTTCCTCTTCCCGGTCCATTATTCGAAATCACTCGTCATCAGCGAAAATAGAATGCTGGACGTCATGTATCGCATCGGCCTTCGTGGAAAGGCCACCGTTCATGGCTTTCGCGGCCTCGCCAGTACGGTGCTGAACGAATCCGGGCTTTTCGAACCAGACTGGATCGAGTTTCAGCTTGCGCATGCAGCCCGAGGTGTTCGTGCGGCTTACAATTCGGCCCGCTATCTCGTTCATCGGCGCAAGATGATGGTTTGGTGGGCCGATTATCTGGACGAGGCTGAGCGAGCCGGATCAGAATAG
- a CDS encoding DUF159 family protein, with protein sequence MCNRARMKGEIETIWGSIAELFTERPRDNRFDPQELRPKGRAYVVREQDGVRGWDVMGWDVLGGRAVWPMTNVRNLSLPQWQRLAERPENRCLVPLTEFCEFTTEKYDLGDGKPPLKGEIWFSVTDQPVFAVGRTVRNKAVPWCRSCPNVYFAYRWILVILEKWRGSKWTKAFQTVCCGAG encoded by the coding sequence ATGTGCAACCGAGCCCGTATGAAAGGCGAGATCGAGACTATCTGGGGCTCGATCGCCGAACTCTTCACCGAGCGACCTCGCGACAACCGTTTTGATCCGCAAGAGCTGCGACCCAAGGGACGTGCCTATGTTGTCCGGGAGCAGGATGGTGTGCGGGGATGGGATGTGATGGGTTGGGATGTCTTGGGCGGCAGGGCCGTCTGGCCAATGACCAATGTGCGTAACCTCTCACTTCCTCAATGGCAGCGGCTCGCCGAACGCCCGGAAAATCGTTGCCTAGTGCCACTCACCGAGTTCTGCGAATTCACTACGGAAAAGTATGATCTTGGCGACGGCAAGCCGCCATTGAAGGGTGAGATCTGGTTCTCGGTCACCGATCAGCCGGTATTCGCGGTCGGCCGCACCGTGCGTAATAAGGCAGTGCCTTGGTGCCGATCTTGTCCGAATGTCTATTTTGCTTACCGCTGGATACTCGTGATATTGGAGAAGTGGCGAGGCTCTAAATGGACGAAGGCATTTCAGACCGTATGCTGCGGCGCGGGTTAG
- a CDS encoding error-prone DNA polymerase, translating into MTAYVELQVLTHFSFLRGASSPDELFSVAAKLGYPAVGIADLGSVAGVVRAWEAEKTTGVRLIAGTRVDLSCGRRLLLYPTDRPAWSRITRLLTIGKRRAGKGGCLLHWHELEAWSEGVIAILLPEEADAENATALADLRLIYGRRAYMALFQRRRPDDAVRIDALARQARDAEVRAVVTGDVLYHAPDARLLQDVVTAIRHNCRVDDLGYRREVNADRAFKSAEEMQRRFAAYPDALRASVDIANACTFSLSDLTYHYPQEKVIEGLTAQQALEAMAHKALDAMFEGNPAQEYRDQIEHELKLIAELNYAPYFLTVHSIVAEAKRRGILCQGRGSAANSCVCFVLGVTSIDPIKHELLFERFVSGERREPPDIDVDFEHERREEIIQWIFETYGRDRAALTAVVTRFRARGAVRDVGKAMGLPEDLTSALAGLVWGWSAEGVGEKQVEELNLDMSDRRLRLTLDLARQLIGVPRQSSQHPGGFVLTHDRLDDLVPIEPAAMADRQIIEWDKDDIDALKMMKVDVLGLGMLGCMNRAFNMLEESKGLKVGLADLQSDDPDVYAMIQKADTLGTFQIESRAQMSMLPRMKPRRFYDLVIQVAIVRPGPIQGDMVHPYLRRREGLEKPEYPRPELRAVLEKTLGVPLFQEQAMKVAIVGAGFTAVEADQLRRAMATFKMTGGVSHFSEKLIEGMVGRGYPRDFAERTFRQLEGFGSYGFPESHAASFAKISYASSWMKHHHPDVFCAALMNAQPMGFYAPAQIVGDARQHGVEVRPVCINASRWDCSLEPTGGRYQAVRLGFRQVRGLSNADGASIVGARGETPFGSVEDAWRRSGVARAAIEKLADADAFRVFGSDRRQGLWKVRGLGEAPLPLFAAADRAAQAVSAEGVEPDVVLRSLTDGREVIEDYRALQLSLRAHPLTFVREELARRGVTRCADLANIRDGRKVEVAGIILVRQKPGSAKGVLFITIEDETGIANGILWPDRFEAQRRIVMSASMVGLNGRVQKEGEVIHVICDRIIDHGDLLHRVGEMSFPHQTGRGDGARHASAPDRGDKGWSPRPTNSYWPPHSEGHDPEGVVRFKSHDFH; encoded by the coding sequence ATGACCGCCTATGTCGAACTCCAGGTGCTCACGCACTTCTCGTTCCTGCGCGGGGCTTCAAGTCCAGACGAACTGTTCTCGGTCGCGGCGAAGCTCGGATATCCCGCGGTCGGTATCGCCGATCTCGGCAGTGTCGCAGGGGTGGTGCGCGCCTGGGAGGCCGAGAAAACCACGGGCGTGCGGCTGATCGCCGGAACTCGGGTCGATCTTTCCTGCGGTCGCCGCCTGCTGCTCTATCCGACCGACAGGCCTGCCTGGTCGCGAATCACACGCCTCCTCACCATCGGCAAGCGCCGGGCAGGGAAGGGGGGCTGCCTGCTGCACTGGCACGAACTTGAAGCTTGGTCCGAGGGCGTGATCGCCATTCTTCTTCCCGAAGAGGCCGACGCTGAAAACGCCACGGCGTTGGCCGATCTGCGGCTAATTTATGGGCGACGCGCCTATATGGCGCTGTTCCAACGGCGACGGCCCGACGATGCAGTGCGCATCGATGCGCTAGCGCGGCAGGCCAGGGACGCCGAAGTGCGCGCCGTCGTCACCGGCGACGTGCTCTACCATGCGCCCGATGCGCGGCTTCTGCAGGATGTGGTGACCGCCATTCGGCATAATTGCCGGGTGGACGACCTAGGCTATCGACGCGAGGTCAACGCCGATCGCGCCTTCAAGTCCGCAGAGGAGATGCAACGCCGCTTCGCCGCCTATCCCGATGCGCTGCGTGCCAGTGTTGATATCGCAAATGCCTGCACCTTCTCGCTTAGCGACCTCACCTATCATTACCCTCAGGAGAAGGTGATCGAGGGCCTGACCGCCCAGCAGGCGCTGGAGGCGATGGCGCATAAGGCACTTGACGCCATGTTCGAGGGCAATCCGGCGCAGGAATATCGCGATCAGATCGAGCATGAGCTGAAACTCATCGCCGAACTGAACTACGCGCCCTATTTCCTGACCGTTCATTCTATCGTCGCCGAAGCGAAGCGCCGAGGCATCTTGTGCCAAGGGCGCGGATCGGCGGCGAACTCCTGTGTCTGCTTTGTGCTCGGCGTCACCTCGATCGATCCGATCAAGCACGAATTGCTCTTTGAACGCTTCGTCTCAGGCGAGCGGCGCGAGCCGCCCGATATCGACGTCGATTTCGAGCACGAACGCCGTGAAGAGATCATTCAATGGATCTTCGAGACTTACGGTCGTGACCGGGCCGCGCTGACCGCCGTCGTTACCCGCTTTCGCGCGCGAGGTGCGGTGCGTGATGTTGGCAAGGCCATGGGGCTGCCCGAAGATCTGACCTCGGCGCTCGCAGGACTGGTCTGGGGCTGGTCGGCCGAAGGTGTCGGCGAAAAACAGGTCGAGGAACTGAATCTCGACATGTCTGACCGGCGTTTGCGCCTGACTCTCGACCTTGCGCGCCAGCTGATCGGCGTACCGCGCCAATCCAGCCAGCACCCAGGCGGTTTCGTGCTGACCCATGATCGCCTTGACGACCTCGTCCCGATCGAGCCGGCCGCGATGGCTGACCGGCAGATCATCGAGTGGGACAAGGACGACATTGATGCCCTCAAGATGATGAAGGTTGATGTGCTGGGTCTCGGGATGCTCGGCTGCATGAACCGCGCCTTCAACATGCTGGAGGAAAGCAAGGGCCTGAAGGTGGGGCTTGCGGACCTCCAGAGCGATGATCCGGACGTATATGCCATGATCCAGAAGGCTGACACGCTCGGCACCTTCCAGATCGAGAGCCGGGCCCAGATGTCCATGCTGCCGCGCATGAAGCCGCGCCGCTTTTACGATTTGGTGATTCAGGTCGCGATCGTGCGTCCCGGCCCGATCCAAGGCGACATGGTCCATCCCTACCTGCGCCGCCGCGAGGGGCTGGAGAAGCCGGAATATCCACGCCCCGAATTACGCGCGGTTTTGGAAAAGACGCTGGGCGTGCCGCTCTTCCAGGAACAGGCGATGAAAGTGGCGATCGTCGGAGCGGGTTTTACCGCCGTCGAGGCCGACCAACTGCGGCGCGCGATGGCGACCTTCAAGATGACCGGAGGGGTCTCGCACTTTTCGGAAAAGCTGATCGAGGGGATGGTTGGCCGCGGCTATCCGCGTGACTTCGCTGAGCGCACCTTTCGTCAGCTGGAAGGCTTTGGTTCCTACGGCTTCCCGGAGAGCCATGCCGCGAGTTTCGCCAAGATATCCTACGCTTCGAGCTGGATGAAGCATCATCATCCGGACGTCTTTTGTGCCGCCCTGATGAATGCCCAGCCCATGGGGTTCTATGCACCGGCCCAGATCGTCGGCGATGCACGCCAGCATGGCGTCGAAGTTCGCCCGGTCTGTATCAACGCTAGCCGCTGGGACTGTTCGCTGGAGCCGACAGGAGGTCGATACCAGGCGGTGCGGCTCGGCTTCAGGCAGGTGCGCGGACTTTCCAACGCCGATGGCGCGAGCATCGTAGGTGCACGTGGTGAAACTCCATTCGGGTCCGTCGAGGACGCGTGGCGCCGTTCCGGCGTCGCCCGCGCGGCGATCGAAAAGCTGGCCGATGCCGATGCCTTCCGCGTTTTCGGGTCCGACCGGCGACAGGGGCTGTGGAAGGTGCGGGGGCTGGGCGAAGCGCCGCTGCCGCTTTTTGCGGCAGCCGACCGGGCGGCGCAGGCAGTCAGCGCCGAAGGGGTGGAGCCGGATGTTGTTTTACGCTCGCTGACCGACGGCCGTGAAGTGATCGAAGATTATCGCGCGCTACAATTGTCGCTGCGCGCGCACCCGCTGACGTTCGTACGCGAGGAACTGGCCCGGCGTGGCGTTACTCGCTGCGCCGATCTTGCGAACATCCGCGATGGCCGAAAAGTCGAGGTCGCCGGCATCATCCTGGTGCGCCAAAAGCCGGGCTCGGCGAAGGGTGTGCTCTTCATCACTATCGAGGACGAGACCGGCATCGCCAACGGGATACTCTGGCCCGATCGCTTCGAGGCCCAGCGCCGCATCGTCATGTCCGCATCGATGGTGGGCCTGAATGGCCGGGTGCAAAAGGAAGGGGAGGTGATCCACGTCATCTGCGACCGGATCATCGATCATGGCGACCTCTTGCACCGCGTCGGCGAGATGTCGTTTCCGCACCAGACCGGGCGGGGCGACGGCGCCCGGCATGCCAGTGCGCCTGATCGTGGCGATAAGGGGTGGAGCCCAAGGCCGACGAATAGCTATTGGCCCCCGCACTCCGAAGGCCACGACCCTGAAGGCGTTGTGCGCTTCAAGTCGCATGACTTTCACTGA
- a CDS encoding DNA polymerase Y family protein, with protein MTAPLAFIGKVGGRDEIVSACPAAKALGIHVGMAATHARALVSNLDFRAAEPEADAALLDRLALFGVGRWSPIVAVSPPDGIWLDLTGAAHLHGGEERFCQRLHAFCQRAGFSARIAIADTPGAAHALARYGREDIAIIPPGGVVKAVSPLPVAALRLETGALNAARKFGFETIADLLPVARGPLARRLGLATIDRLDQMLGGKAEPITSREDVVTPAVERRLLEPISTAEAISQVMHDLLKDLAEVLQCRGLGARSLRLIGLRIDGGEQVVAIGTSRPTRDVPHLLRLLKLRIERIDPGMGLEQFRLLAPHTELLDAENLGAILAGESTVRDPARLIDVVAGRIGPGAVFRIAPVESHVPERAVRPTSPIAIAGSWPAWQRPVRLFARPEPLSRVIALLPDQPPRRFEWRGRSYMVVAGDGPERVHGEWWRRNAEVWAVRDYYRVEDEAGGRYWVFRRGDGVTSESGDLSWWMHGVFA; from the coding sequence ATGACTGCTCCATTGGCGTTCATCGGCAAGGTTGGCGGCCGCGACGAGATCGTCTCGGCTTGTCCGGCGGCGAAAGCTCTGGGCATCCATGTCGGGATGGCGGCAACGCATGCCCGAGCGCTTGTCTCCAATCTCGACTTTCGCGCCGCGGAGCCTGAGGCCGATGCGGCGCTGCTTGATCGCCTGGCACTGTTCGGCGTTGGCCGCTGGTCGCCCATCGTCGCAGTTTCCCCGCCTGACGGCATCTGGCTAGATCTGACCGGCGCGGCGCACCTTCATGGCGGTGAGGAACGTTTTTGCCAGAGGCTCCATGCCTTCTGCCAGCGGGCAGGGTTCTCAGCGCGCATCGCCATAGCCGACACCCCAGGAGCCGCACACGCGCTGGCGCGCTATGGGCGCGAGGACATTGCCATCATTCCGCCCGGCGGCGTGGTGAAAGCCGTGTCGCCGCTTCCGGTTGCAGCCCTTCGCCTCGAAACTGGTGCGCTTAACGCGGCGCGCAAATTCGGTTTCGAGACGATCGCCGACTTGCTGCCGGTGGCTCGTGGGCCGCTGGCGAGGAGGCTCGGCCTTGCCACCATCGATCGGCTGGATCAAATGCTGGGCGGTAAAGCCGAACCGATCACCTCGCGCGAGGACGTCGTCACACCGGCGGTCGAGCGTCGGCTGCTCGAGCCGATCAGCACCGCTGAGGCAATCTCACAGGTGATGCACGACCTGTTGAAGGATCTGGCAGAGGTGCTTCAGTGCCGGGGACTAGGCGCGCGCTCGCTGCGCCTGATTGGTCTGCGCATCGATGGCGGTGAGCAGGTGGTGGCAATCGGAACCTCTCGGCCCACCCGCGACGTGCCGCACCTGCTACGTCTGCTAAAACTGCGCATCGAGCGTATTGATCCCGGCATGGGTCTCGAACAGTTCCGGTTGCTGGCGCCGCATACCGAACTTCTCGACGCTGAGAATCTGGGGGCGATCCTGGCGGGTGAAAGTACAGTGCGTGATCCGGCGCGGCTCATTGATGTCGTGGCGGGCAGGATAGGACCGGGCGCAGTGTTCCGCATCGCGCCGGTTGAAAGCCACGTGCCCGAGCGTGCGGTGAGGCCAACCAGCCCGATCGCGATTGCTGGTTCATGGCCGGCCTGGCAACGGCCGGTTCGCCTATTCGCTCGGCCCGAGCCTTTATCGCGCGTGATCGCGCTGCTGCCTGATCAGCCTCCGCGGCGCTTCGAATGGCGGGGTCGGTCTTACATGGTGGTCGCAGGCGATGGGCCCGAGCGCGTGCATGGTGAATGGTGGCGGCGCAATGCTGAAGTCTGGGCCGTGCGCGACTACTACCGTGTCGAGGACGAGGCGGGTGGCCGCTACTGGGTGTTCCGCCGCGGCGACGGCGTTACCAGCGAGAGCGGCGATCTCTCGTGGTGGATGCACGGGGTCTTCGCATGA
- a CDS encoding ImuA family protein — translation MLPTSPFAHPDIDTLRALATALADYRVIPFGVEELDSRLGCGGLRAGALHEATALTCSLADDAAATLFLAGVAAREAQAAAAPVLWVSCRNDLYAPGLEQAGLASAHVIHAQPRNDAASLAVVEDAVRDGTPAAVVAEASKISMVATRRLQLAAAEAGIPVLLLRRHRGRGSDPLADPSAAWTRWRIASASSERLGVAGVGRPRWLVELVRQRGGEGFSLIVEGCDATGRLAVPALLGHRTAEAAGPVRHAAA, via the coding sequence ATGCTTCCTACTTCTCCCTTCGCGCATCCGGATATCGATACGCTTCGTGCATTGGCAACTGCGCTTGCTGATTATCGGGTCATACCCTTCGGCGTCGAAGAATTGGATTCCCGTTTAGGTTGTGGTGGCCTGCGCGCTGGCGCATTGCACGAGGCAACTGCGCTGACCTGCTCACTGGCGGACGATGCGGCAGCCACACTGTTCCTTGCTGGCGTAGCTGCGCGCGAGGCCCAGGCGGCAGCAGCGCCCGTTCTTTGGGTCAGCTGTCGCAACGACCTCTACGCCCCAGGTCTCGAACAGGCGGGCCTCGCCTCTGCCCATGTGATCCATGCGCAGCCCCGCAACGATGCCGCATCACTGGCGGTGGTCGAAGACGCCGTACGCGATGGAACTCCGGCTGCCGTCGTTGCCGAAGCCAGCAAGATTTCAATGGTCGCCACGCGCCGCCTGCAGCTTGCTGCCGCCGAGGCTGGCATCCCGGTGCTTTTGCTGCGACGTCACCGAGGTCGAGGCAGTGATCCTCTGGCCGACCCGTCGGCCGCTTGGACGCGCTGGCGGATCGCCAGTGCGTCCTCCGAACGTCTTGGCGTCGCCGGTGTCGGGCGCCCGCGCTGGCTTGTCGAATTGGTCCGTCAGCGCGGCGGCGAAGGCTTTTCCCTGATCGTGGAGGGATGCGATGCGACGGGTCGTCTCGCTGTTCCTGCCCTTCTTGGCCATCGAACGGCTGAGGCGGCAGGACCGGTTCGCCACGCCGCGGCCTGA
- a CDS encoding type 1 glutamine amidotransferase domain-containing protein, with protein sequence MTLEGRNIAILIAPRGTEEPEFVQPKQAIEQAGGTITVIGLEAGEAKTNNGDLDPGGSYKVDRAVADVSADEFDGLIIPGGTVGADKLRADDDMVNFVNAFFQQNKPVGAICHGPWLLVEAGVVEDRDLTSYQSIQTDIENAGGNWTDQEVVVDEGLVTSRTPHDLPAFCAKLIEEFAEGRHADA encoded by the coding sequence ATGACGCTCGAAGGCAGAAACATAGCCATACTTATTGCCCCTCGCGGGACCGAGGAACCCGAATTCGTCCAGCCCAAGCAGGCCATCGAGCAGGCTGGGGGCACAATAACGGTTATCGGTCTCGAGGCGGGTGAGGCCAAGACCAATAATGGCGATCTGGACCCGGGTGGCAGCTACAAGGTCGACAGGGCGGTAGCGGACGTTAGCGCTGACGAATTTGACGGCTTGATCATTCCGGGAGGTACGGTCGGCGCCGACAAATTGCGTGCGGACGATGATATGGTAAATTTCGTCAACGCTTTCTTCCAACAGAACAAGCCCGTGGGAGCGATTTGCCACGGACCATGGCTCCTCGTCGAGGCAGGCGTGGTTGAGGACCGCGATCTGACCTCCTATCAATCGATCCAGACCGACATCGAGAACGCAGGAGGCAACTGGACGGATCAGGAGGTGGTCGTCGATGAGGGCCTGGTCACGAGCCGCACCCCCCACGACCTACCTGCCTTTTGTGCTAAGCTTATCGAGGAGTTCGCAGAGGGCCGCCACGCTGACGCATGA